From the Deltaproteobacteria bacterium genome, the window GGGAATCGGGCTCGGTAAATTTCGCTGCGGTTACGGCATGTTGAACCAGGGCATCGATCTCCGAACCGTCGGAGAGGGCCGCAAAGGCAAACCCCGCACGTCCCTCCTCGATTACCCGCAGACCGGCCCCACGGATATTCGCGGAGATAAAGGCGTCGACCTTCTGGTCCTTGACCTCGATCGTTGTCGCACGCGAGGAGAGGAGATAGACCTCTGCATTCTCGATACCCCGGTGAAGTGTACGGGAGAGGATCTCCCCGGCGGTCTCGGAAAAGTTCATGTATTCAACCTCTTTCGAATTCCCGGTTTCTCATTTTTGTCTCCCTGCTCTTCATGACAGCTCAAAAATCATCGCCACTTCATTGCAGTCGGGAAATTTGAAACATTTTACGCACTCTCCCCACACCTTTTGAGGGAGGACATTCTTGTCGGCCTTTTTGAATCCGATCTTCATAAAGAACCCCTCCTTGTCCGTCAGAGTGAAAACCCGTCCGACTTTCAGCGCCTCCGCCTCCTTGAGACAGGCTCGGGCCAGGCGGCTGCCGATCCCCTGCTGCCGGAAATTCGGCAGTACGGCCAGGGATTTGACTTCCGCAAGATCTTCCCAGACGATATGGAGGGCGCAGACCCCGACAACCTGCTTACCCGCGATGCAGACATGAAAATCCCTGATATTGTCATACAGCTCGCTCAGGGATCGGGAGAGCATCTCCCCGTCCTGCGCCGACTGGTTGATCAGTTTCTGGAGTGCGGAGACATCACCAGGCTGTGCCTTACGAAAGAGAAAGGACTCTTTTGTCTCCAAAACCTCTTTTTTCATATCAATGATTCTCAATGTAGAAAACGTGAAAATGAACGGCTGTTTTTCCTTGACGGGACAGAGGAGATTCTCTATAGTACCCAAATCCTGGGACCTTAGCTCAGTCGGTAGAGCAGAGGACTGAAAATCCTCGTGTCCGCAGTTCGATTCTGCGAGGTCCCACCATTTCCGGAATTATACGGGATAGCCGTTGAGGAAATCAACGGCTATTTTTTTATCTGCCCGGTATGCCGGGCAGATAAAAAAAGGGGCGGCCCGAAAAGACCTGCCCCTTGCATTTTCTGGAGCGGGAAACGGGATTCGAACCCGCGACCTTCAGCTTGGGAAGCTGACACTCTACCACTGAGTTATTCCCGCAAACGATCTTGTTATTTTATTGATCTTCCGGATGAAGTCAAGAGTTATTTGATCCGGATCAACCCCTTTCTTCCTTCCAGCGCCGATAGAGCGAATGTTCAATCCCCATCATGTCGAGAACCCGGCCGACAATGAAATCGACCAGGTCGGAAATCGTTTCCGGCCCATGATAAAAGGCCGGCATGGGGGGAAGGATCGTCACACCGAGGCGGGAGAGTTTCAGCATATTTTCCAGATGGATGGAAGAAAGCGGGGTCTCCCTGGGCAGAAGAATCAGAGGCCGTTTCTGCTTGATCATGACATCTCCGCTCCGCCGGATCAGGTTGTCGGCAAGACCGTAGGCCAGGGCCGCAAGGGTTGCCATGGAACAGGGGGCGATCACCATTCCCCGGTGCTGCGAGGAGCCGCTTGCCGCCGCAACCTCAAAGTCTTTATTGTTGTAAATACTTACACTTGATGGATCTATCTTCAGGTGATTCTTTAAATCTTCCGTATTCAGTGTCGGGGGAATCCCCACCTCTTCCCGAAGCACGATTTGAGCCGCATCCGAAAGGATCAGATCAACATGACAACCCGCCCGGTTCAGTTCCTCCAACAGCCGCGTTCCATAGACCGCTCCGCTGGCGCCGGTCATCCCCAAGATCCATCTTTTTTCCATGGAAAGTCCGTCCTTATAACCAGAGATCCAGCAGGGTAAATGCAAAGAGGGTCACGCTGATATAGCCGTTCATCTTGAAGAAGGCCATGTCGAGCCGGGAGAGATCATCTTCACGGATAATGGCATGTTCATAGAAGAGGAGGCCGCTGACAATCGCCAGCCCGGCAAGATAGTAAATTCCCAGCGACAACATCGGAATCTCCAATGTCAGGAGGACCACCGTCAGGAGATGGAAAATCCGAGCGATGACCAGGGAAGACCCGACCCCGACCCTGCCGGGGAGGGAATAGAGTCCGGCCTTCCGGTCGAAATCGATATCCTGGATGGCATAGAGGATGTCAAAGCCGGCCACCCAGAAAAAGACGGCCAAGCCGATAAGGAGGACGGGAAGTTCCAGGTTCCCGCGCACGGCGATCCATGCGCCCACCGGAGCAATGGCCAGCGAGAGGCCGAGAACCAGGTGGGAATACGCGGTAAACCGTTTTGTAAAAGAGTACCCGAGGATGACCAGCAGGGCAAAGGGAGAGAGCATCAGGCAGAGAGGATTGAGACGAGCGCAGGCGAATACAAAGAGCAGAAGGGAGCCGACGATCATCCAAACGGCCTGCGGGAGGGTCACAATCCCTCTCGGCATCTCCCGATCGGCCGTACGGGGATTTGCGGCATCGATCTTTCGGTCCACCAGGCGGTTGAAGGTCATGGCGAGGGTTCGCGCACCGATCATGGCCATGAGAATCCAGAACAGAACATGACCCGAAGGAAGACCCCGTGCCGCCAGTACCGCTCCCATGAGGGCGAAAGGGAGTGCAAAGACAGTATGAGAAAACTTGATCATCCGAAGGAGATCAACAAACGTCCGTATCATAGTCGGTTTCTCCCATTTCTCAGACGCGGGTCACCTGGACCATTCGGTTGACGTAGCGATTCAATCTTCGGTGGTCTTTCGGTTTCAGTTCCGTGAATTCCACGCCGCAGAGATAGCGCCAGAGCGGATAATCGCTGGCGGGCTGAGTATATTTGACCACGGCCTTCCCTTCGACTCGTCCGTACCGGGGGAGTTCCACCTGGAGGTTCTGCAGGAGCGTCCCGGTTTTGAAAACCTTATTGGAGGTAAAACGGAGGCCTTTCAGTCCAATGTCAATCACGACGC encodes:
- the ubiA gene encoding UbiA family prenyltransferase, which codes for MIRTFVDLLRMIKFSHTVFALPFALMGAVLAARGLPSGHVLFWILMAMIGARTLAMTFNRLVDRKIDAANPRTADREMPRGIVTLPQAVWMIVGSLLLFVFACARLNPLCLMLSPFALLVILGYSFTKRFTAYSHLVLGLSLAIAPVGAWIAVRGNLELPVLLIGLAVFFWVAGFDILYAIQDIDFDRKAGLYSLPGRVGVGSSLVIARIFHLLTVVLLTLEIPMLSLGIYYLAGLAIVSGLLFYEHAIIREDDLSRLDMAFFKMNGYISVTLFAFTLLDLWL
- a CDS encoding N-acetyltransferase, giving the protein MKKEVLETKESFLFRKAQPGDVSALQKLINQSAQDGEMLSRSLSELYDNIRDFHVCIAGKQVVGVCALHIVWEDLAEVKSLAVLPNFRQQGIGSRLARACLKEAEALKVGRVFTLTDKEGFFMKIGFKKADKNVLPQKVWGECVKCFKFPDCNEVAMIFELS
- a CDS encoding UbiX family flavin prenyltransferase, encoding MEKRWILGMTGASGAVYGTRLLEELNRAGCHVDLILSDAAQIVLREEVGIPPTLNTEDLKNHLKIDPSSVSIYNNKDFEVAAASGSSQHRGMVIAPCSMATLAALAYGLADNLIRRSGDVMIKQKRPLILLPRETPLSSIHLENMLKLSRLGVTILPPMPAFYHGPETISDLVDFIVGRVLDMMGIEHSLYRRWKEERG